In Shumkonia mesophila, one DNA window encodes the following:
- the clpB gene encoding ATP-dependent chaperone ClpB, which yields MNFEKMTERVRGFVQSAQTTAMRMNHQQLTPLHVLKVLLDDKEGMCAGLIGRAGGDARRALAATDAELAKLPKVEGAGAGQMYMAQDTARLFDAAEQIATKAGDSFVTVERLLLALALAAGSPAAKALADAGVTPQKLNTAIEDLRKGRTATSASAEEGYDALKKYARDLTAAAAEGKLDPVVGRDEEIRRTIQVLSRRTKNNPVLIGEPGVGKTAIVEGLAQRIVQGDVPEPLKDKRLMALDLGALVAGAKYRGEFEERLKAVLQEINAAAGQVILFIDEMHTIVGAGSAEGSMDASNLLKPALARGDLHCVGATTLNEYRKHVEKDAALARRFQPVFVPEPTVEDTISILRGLREKYELHHGIRIQDAAIVSAATLSNRYISDRFLPDKAIDLMDEAASRLRMEIDSKPEAIDELDRRIIQLKIEREALKKETDDASKERLKKLEKELAKLEEDSAALTAQWQGEKAALAGATKIKEELDQARIAVEKAMREGRYEEAGRLQYQVIPGLEKQLAAADGADKSGDSGMLEEAVTPEHIASIVSRWTGIPVDKMLAGERDKLLAMEKNLGRRVVGQGEALAAVSNAVRRARAGLQDQARPIGSFLFLGPTGVGKTELCKALAEFLFDDEQAMVRIDMSEYMEKHSVARLIGAPPGYVGYDEGGALTEAVRRRPYQVILFDEVEKAHPDVFNVLLQVLDDGRLTDGQGRTVDFRNTLIVLTSNLGGEVLGNQPAGQDSAAVRGPVMEMVRAAFKPEFLNRLDEIILFHRLSRDHMDAIVDIQLARLRKLLADRQIALDLDGAAKAWLADKGYDPNYGARPLRRVIQQYLQNALAGLILEGKVAEGETVHVSAGDGGLVINGVKAAAAE from the coding sequence ATGAACTTCGAGAAAATGACCGAACGCGTGCGCGGCTTCGTGCAGTCGGCCCAGACGACGGCGATGCGCATGAACCACCAGCAACTCACCCCGCTGCACGTACTCAAGGTCCTGCTGGACGACAAGGAGGGCATGTGCGCCGGGCTGATCGGCAGGGCCGGCGGCGACGCCCGCCGGGCGCTGGCGGCGACCGACGCCGAACTGGCCAAGCTGCCCAAGGTCGAGGGCGCCGGGGCCGGCCAGATGTACATGGCCCAGGACACCGCGCGCCTGTTCGATGCGGCCGAGCAGATCGCCACCAAGGCGGGAGACAGCTTCGTCACCGTCGAGCGCCTGCTGCTGGCGCTGGCCCTGGCCGCCGGCTCCCCGGCCGCCAAGGCGCTGGCCGACGCCGGCGTCACACCGCAAAAGCTCAACACCGCCATCGAGGACCTGCGCAAGGGGCGCACCGCCACCTCGGCCTCGGCCGAGGAGGGTTACGACGCGCTCAAGAAATACGCCCGCGACCTGACGGCGGCGGCCGCCGAAGGCAAGCTCGACCCGGTGGTCGGGCGCGACGAGGAGATCCGGCGCACCATCCAGGTTCTGTCGCGGCGCACCAAGAACAACCCGGTGCTGATCGGCGAGCCGGGGGTCGGCAAAACCGCCATCGTCGAGGGCCTGGCCCAGAGGATCGTGCAGGGCGACGTGCCGGAGCCGCTCAAGGACAAGCGCCTGATGGCGCTCGATCTCGGCGCCCTGGTGGCCGGCGCCAAGTATCGCGGCGAGTTCGAGGAGCGCTTAAAAGCCGTGCTGCAGGAGATCAATGCCGCGGCGGGGCAGGTGATTCTCTTCATCGACGAGATGCACACCATCGTCGGCGCCGGTTCGGCCGAGGGCAGCATGGACGCCTCCAACCTGCTGAAGCCGGCCCTGGCGCGCGGCGATTTGCATTGCGTCGGCGCCACCACGCTGAACGAATACCGCAAGCACGTCGAGAAGGACGCCGCCCTGGCCCGGCGCTTCCAGCCGGTCTTCGTGCCCGAACCGACGGTCGAGGACACGATTTCGATCCTGCGCGGCCTGCGCGAGAAGTACGAGTTGCACCACGGCATCCGCATCCAGGACGCCGCCATCGTATCGGCGGCCACCCTTTCCAACCGCTACATTTCCGACCGCTTCCTGCCCGACAAGGCCATCGACCTGATGGACGAGGCGGCCAGCCGGCTGCGCATGGAGATCGATTCCAAGCCCGAGGCCATCGACGAGCTGGACCGGCGCATCATCCAGCTCAAGATCGAGCGCGAGGCGCTGAAGAAGGAAACCGACGACGCCTCGAAGGAGCGCCTGAAGAAGCTGGAGAAGGAGCTGGCCAAGCTGGAGGAGGATTCCGCCGCCCTGACCGCCCAGTGGCAGGGCGAGAAGGCGGCGCTGGCCGGCGCCACCAAGATCAAGGAGGAGCTGGACCAGGCCCGCATCGCGGTGGAGAAGGCCATGCGCGAGGGCCGCTACGAGGAAGCGGGGCGCCTGCAATACCAGGTCATCCCCGGCCTCGAGAAGCAGTTGGCCGCCGCCGACGGCGCCGACAAGAGCGGGGATTCCGGGATGCTGGAGGAGGCGGTGACGCCCGAGCACATCGCCTCCATCGTCAGCCGCTGGACCGGCATCCCGGTCGACAAGATGCTGGCCGGCGAGCGCGACAAGCTGCTGGCCATGGAGAAGAACCTCGGCCGCCGGGTGGTCGGCCAGGGCGAGGCGCTGGCCGCGGTGTCGAACGCCGTGCGCCGGGCCCGCGCCGGGTTGCAGGACCAGGCGCGCCCCATCGGCTCGTTCCTGTTCCTGGGCCCGACCGGGGTGGGCAAGACCGAGCTTTGCAAGGCCCTGGCCGAGTTCCTGTTCGACGACGAACAGGCGATGGTGCGCATCGACATGTCGGAATACATGGAGAAGCACTCGGTGGCCCGGCTGATCGGGGCGCCTCCCGGCTACGTCGGCTACGACGAGGGCGGCGCGCTGACCGAGGCGGTGCGGCGGCGGCCCTATCAGGTGATCTTGTTCGACGAGGTCGAAAAGGCCCACCCCGACGTCTTCAACGTGCTGTTGCAGGTGCTGGACGACGGTCGTTTGACCGACGGCCAGGGGCGCACGGTGGATTTCCGCAATACGCTGATCGTGCTGACCTCCAACCTCGGCGGCGAGGTGCTGGGCAACCAGCCGGCCGGCCAGGATTCGGCGGCGGTGCGCGGCCCGGTGATGGAAATGGTGCGGGCCGCCTTCAAGCCGGAGTTCCTGAACCGCCTGGACGAGATCATCCTCTTCCATCGGCTCAGCCGCGACCACATGGACGCCATCGTCGACATCCAGCTGGCCCGCCTGCGCAAGCTGCTGGCCGATCGCCAGATCGCTTTGGACCTGGACGGCGCCGCCAAGGCGTGGCTGGCCGACAAGGGCTACGACCCCAACTACGGGGCCAGGCCGTTGAGGCGGGTGATCCAGCAGTATCTGCAAAACGCGCTGGCCGGCCTCATCCTCGAAGGCAAGGTGGCCGAGGGCGAGACGGTCCACGTCTCGGCCGGCGACGGTGGCCTGGTCATCAACGGGGTCAAGGCGGCGGCGGCCGAGTGA
- a CDS encoding YqaA family protein, producing MAEGYVGLFLSAFLAATVLPFSSEAVLAGLAVSGHFSTGGLFAVATAGNVLGSAVNWGLGRYCLAWRERRWFPVKEPALARATRLFNRWGVLSLLFAWVPVIGDPLTFLAGVLRTPFLVMLPLVAIGKAGRYAVLLGLIDGLG from the coding sequence ATGGCGGAAGGGTATGTCGGGCTGTTCCTGTCGGCCTTCCTGGCGGCGACGGTGTTGCCGTTCTCCTCGGAGGCGGTGCTGGCCGGCCTGGCGGTCTCGGGGCATTTCTCCACCGGCGGGTTGTTCGCCGTCGCCACCGCCGGCAACGTGCTGGGCTCGGCGGTCAACTGGGGACTCGGGCGGTATTGTCTGGCCTGGCGGGAGCGCCGGTGGTTTCCCGTCAAGGAACCGGCGCTGGCGCGGGCCACGCGCCTGTTCAACCGCTGGGGCGTCCTTTCGCTGCTGTTCGCCTGGGTGCCGGTCATCGGCGATCCGCTGACCTTCCTGGCCGGCGTCCTGCGCACGCCCTTCCTGGTCATGCTGCCGTTGGTCGCCATCGGCAAGGCCGGGCGCTACGCCGTTCTGCTCGGTCTCATCGACGGCCTGGGCTGA
- a CDS encoding DNA-3-methyladenine glycosylase family protein: MTVALFDAGETHRRFVGVAEAISPALAVDLAAIGPVAWPERRDDGLGLFLSRAVVGQQLSTRVASVIWNRIEALPRDAGGDVLGIFRADNAQALRACGVSGNKVKALTAIRDAAMAGRLAEEALRAVTADERGRRLQTIWGIGQWTCDMASIFYFRDVDVWPEGDAAVIRTFARYIGRRQPAKTAARFAPQRSVLALYMWAIIDGVP, translated from the coding sequence ATGACGGTTGCACTTTTCGACGCCGGGGAAACCCATCGCCGCTTCGTCGGCGTGGCGGAAGCGATTTCGCCGGCGCTGGCGGTCGACCTCGCGGCCATCGGCCCGGTGGCGTGGCCGGAGCGACGCGACGACGGGCTCGGCCTGTTCCTGTCCCGCGCCGTGGTCGGCCAGCAGCTTTCGACCCGGGTGGCCAGCGTCATCTGGAACCGCATCGAGGCCCTGCCCCGCGACGCCGGCGGGGATGTTCTGGGAATCTTCCGGGCGGACAACGCCCAGGCCCTGAGGGCGTGCGGCGTCTCCGGCAACAAGGTGAAGGCCTTGACCGCCATCCGCGACGCCGCGATGGCGGGCCGGCTGGCCGAGGAGGCGCTGCGCGCCGTGACCGCCGACGAGCGGGGCCGCCGGTTGCAGACCATCTGGGGGATCGGCCAGTGGACCTGCGACATGGCCTCGATCTTTTACTTCCGCGACGTCGATGTCTGGCCGGAAGGCGACGCCGCGGTGATCCGGACCTTCGCGCGCTACATCGGCCGCCGCCAGCCGGCCAAAACGGCGGCGCGCTTCGCGCCCCAGCGCTCGGTCCTGGCGCTCTATATGTGGGCGATCATCGACGGCGTGCCGTGA
- a CDS encoding DUF1194 domain-containing protein has translation MTRWTRLAPPAVLAAALSLLAFFARPAAAEPVDLELVLAADGSGSIDEDEFMLQRRGYAEAIASRAVLAAITGGRHGAIALAFVEWAAPDSVHTIVDWMVIRGPAEAADFAARLMAAPRVARGYNSISEAIAHSTRLIETNAHQGARKVIDVSGDGPQINGRPLPLMRAAALNAGITINALLIRRAGGGVPGPRGEALGEHYANEVIGGFGAFLMTAEGEANFAEAIRRKMIQEIADAGPTGAPPGTPGTETARLTARRR, from the coding sequence ATGACCCGCTGGACCCGCCTCGCCCCGCCCGCCGTCCTGGCGGCTGCCCTCTCCCTTCTCGCTTTTTTCGCGCGCCCGGCCGCCGCCGAGCCAGTCGACCTCGAACTGGTGCTGGCCGCCGACGGCTCGGGGTCCATCGACGAGGACGAGTTCATGCTGCAACGCCGCGGCTATGCCGAGGCCATCGCCAGCCGGGCGGTGCTGGCGGCCATCACCGGCGGCCGCCATGGCGCCATCGCGCTGGCCTTCGTCGAATGGGCGGCGCCCGACAGCGTGCATACCATCGTCGACTGGATGGTCATCCGCGGGCCCGCCGAGGCCGCCGATTTCGCGGCCCGCCTGATGGCGGCGCCGCGCGTGGCCAGGGGCTACAACTCCATCTCCGAGGCCATCGCCCATTCCACCCGCCTGATCGAGACCAACGCCCATCAGGGCGCCCGCAAGGTGATCGACGTCTCGGGCGACGGGCCGCAGATCAACGGCCGCCCGCTGCCCCTGATGCGGGCCGCCGCGCTGAATGCCGGCATCACCATCAACGCGCTGCTGATCCGCCGGGCGGGAGGGGGCGTGCCCGGTCCGCGCGGCGAGGCCCTGGGCGAGCACTATGCCAACGAGGTCATCGGCGGCTTCGGCGCCTTTCTGATGACGGCGGAGGGCGAGGCCAACTTCGCCGAGGCCATCCGCAGGAAGATGATCCAGGAGATCGCCGACGCCGGCCCGACCGGCGCGCCGCCCGGAACGCCTGGGACCGAGACGGCACGCCTCACGGCACGCCGTCGATGA
- a CDS encoding MOSC domain-containing protein has product MTEDTPLPRIARLCRYPVKGLSAEPLQTVTLAAGEGLPEDRRFALAHAGTRFDAANPEWLPKRQFLMLMKNERLALLQSRYDAATTTLEIWRGGKRVARGALSTPVGRAVIEDFFAAFMQAEALGKPKLVEAPGHMFSDAREKVVSVINLASVADLERVVGRPVDPIRFRGNVYVEGLPAWAEFDWLGREIAVGSAKLRVARRIPRCPATDVDPTSGARDMTIPRTLMAAFGHADLGVYAEVTAGGAVAIGNGIRLL; this is encoded by the coding sequence ATGACCGAGGACACACCCCTTCCCCGCATCGCCCGCCTGTGCCGCTACCCCGTCAAGGGATTAAGCGCCGAGCCGTTGCAAACCGTGACCCTGGCCGCCGGCGAAGGGCTGCCCGAGGACCGGCGTTTCGCCCTGGCCCACGCCGGCACCCGCTTCGACGCGGCCAACCCCGAGTGGCTGCCCAAGCGCCAGTTCCTCATGCTGATGAAAAACGAACGCCTCGCCCTTCTGCAAAGCCGCTACGACGCCGCCACGACGACGCTGGAAATCTGGCGCGGCGGCAAGCGGGTGGCGCGGGGCGCGCTGTCCACCCCGGTCGGGCGCGCCGTCATCGAGGATTTCTTCGCCGCCTTCATGCAGGCCGAGGCGCTGGGCAAGCCGAAACTGGTCGAGGCGCCCGGCCACATGTTCTCGGACGCCCGCGAAAAGGTGGTGTCGGTGATCAATCTGGCCAGCGTGGCCGACCTCGAACGGGTGGTCGGCCGGCCGGTCGATCCCATCCGCTTTCGCGGCAACGTCTACGTCGAGGGGCTGCCGGCGTGGGCGGAATTCGACTGGCTGGGCCGCGAGATCGCCGTCGGCAGCGCCAAACTCCGCGTCGCCAGGCGCATCCCGCGTTGTCCGGCGACCGACGTCGATCCGACGAGCGGGGCGCGCGATATGACCATCCCGCGTACCCTGATGGCCGCCTTCGGCCATGCCGATCTCGGCGTTTACGCCGAAGTGACCGCAGGCGGCGCCGTCGCCATCGGCAACGGCATCCGCCTGCTGTAG
- a CDS encoding DUF4167 domain-containing protein: protein MKHTTGPRRGRPRGNGKRFSQGGGGKNQTFESSGPEVKIRGTAQQVYEKYLSLARDAVSAGDRIAAEGYFQFADHYYRLVNAANGNGQSRGDPNNRIPPPPESAAGQFGDDGESSGASDMGEDEGEDEDGNSASERDDRQGEPYRSQPHRPADEFRPMRPAEPVQREPVQRPADEFRPMRPAEPVQREPVQRPADEFRPMRPAEPVQRPRFAEVTADAAPARQAAELAEALARADADESVEAAEPAPQDEPATANGTGTGHRRGERTLGLGGRRTLAQRSQSGSPEAPAEPAAASEPETSAATDTPSAESREGGLFGPKPLRRRVRRAAPKKEPAGAD, encoded by the coding sequence ATGAAACACACGACAGGCCCCAGACGGGGACGCCCTCGTGGCAACGGAAAGCGATTTTCCCAAGGCGGCGGCGGCAAGAACCAGACCTTCGAAAGTTCGGGTCCGGAAGTCAAGATTCGCGGAACGGCGCAACAGGTCTACGAGAAGTACCTGTCCCTGGCCCGCGACGCGGTGTCGGCGGGCGATCGCATCGCCGCCGAGGGATATTTCCAGTTCGCCGACCACTACTATCGCCTCGTCAATGCCGCCAACGGCAATGGCCAGTCGCGCGGCGACCCGAACAACCGCATTCCGCCGCCGCCCGAATCGGCCGCCGGCCAGTTCGGCGATGACGGCGAATCCTCGGGTGCGTCCGATATGGGCGAGGACGAGGGCGAGGACGAGGACGGAAATTCCGCTTCGGAACGCGACGATCGCCAGGGCGAACCCTATCGCTCCCAGCCGCACCGCCCGGCCGACGAGTTTCGGCCGATGCGCCCGGCCGAGCCGGTGCAGCGCGAGCCGGTACAGCGCCCGGCCGACGAGTTTCGTCCGATGCGTCCGGCCGAGCCGGTGCAGCGCGAGCCGGTGCAGCGCCCGGCCGACGAATTCCGGCCGATGCGTCCGGCCGAGCCGGTGCAGCGGCCCCGTTTTGCCGAGGTGACGGCGGACGCCGCGCCCGCCCGCCAGGCGGCCGAACTGGCCGAGGCCCTGGCCCGCGCCGATGCCGACGAGTCCGTGGAGGCTGCCGAGCCGGCCCCGCAGGACGAGCCGGCGACGGCAAACGGCACCGGGACCGGACATCGCCGCGGCGAGCGTACGCTTGGCCTCGGCGGCCGGCGTACCCTGGCCCAGCGCTCGCAGAGCGGATCGCCCGAGGCGCCGGCCGAACCGGCGGCCGCTTCGGAGCCCGAAACCTCCGCCGCCACCGACACGCCCAGCGCCGAAAGCCGCGAAGGCGGCCTGTTCGGGCCCAAGCCGCTTCGCCGGCGGGTCCGCCGCGCCGCCCCGAAGAAGGAACCGGCCGGCGCGGACTGA
- the prmC gene encoding peptide chain release factor N(5)-glutamine methyltransferase has product MSRAPTRPGVVTVGALLAGAAGRLAEARVESARLDARLIVGMALGLDAAALLARRDDAVDALAAQRVAELLGRRERREPMSHILGEREFWSLPFRVTAATLTPRPDSETLIEAALAWAAARDYPGGAGLHVLDFGTGTGCLLLALLSEWPAAAGTGVDISPAALAVARDNARALGLAGRARFLAGDWGCDLAERFQVIVANPPYIADGDLDRLDPEVARYEPRLALAGGADGLAAYRALAPHVRRLLADDGAAFLEIGQGQAVEVTAILAETGLRVVTFMADLGGTPRCLVVIRQRPEKY; this is encoded by the coding sequence TTGAGCAGGGCTCCCACCCGGCCGGGCGTGGTCACCGTCGGGGCTCTCCTCGCCGGTGCGGCAGGCCGCTTGGCCGAAGCGCGCGTGGAATCGGCCCGTCTCGACGCCCGGCTCATCGTCGGCATGGCGCTGGGCCTGGACGCCGCCGCCCTGCTGGCGCGCCGCGACGACGCCGTCGACGCCCTGGCGGCCCAGCGCGTCGCCGAGCTGCTGGGGCGCCGCGAACGCCGCGAACCGATGTCGCACATCCTGGGCGAGCGCGAGTTCTGGAGCCTGCCCTTCCGCGTCACCGCCGCCACCCTGACGCCGCGCCCCGACAGCGAGACCCTGATCGAGGCGGCGCTGGCCTGGGCGGCGGCGCGCGACTATCCCGGCGGCGCCGGGCTGCACGTGCTGGATTTCGGCACCGGCACCGGTTGCCTGCTGCTGGCCCTGCTCAGTGAATGGCCGGCGGCGGCCGGGACCGGGGTCGACATCAGCCCGGCCGCGCTTGCCGTCGCCCGCGACAACGCGCGCGCCCTGGGTCTGGCCGGCCGCGCCCGTTTCCTCGCCGGCGATTGGGGATGCGACCTTGCCGAGCGTTTCCAGGTGATCGTCGCCAACCCGCCCTACATCGCGGACGGAGACCTGGACAGACTCGATCCCGAAGTCGCCCGCTACGAGCCGAGGCTGGCCCTGGCCGGCGGCGCCGACGGGCTGGCTGCCTACCGGGCCCTGGCGCCGCACGTGCGTCGCCTGCTCGCCGACGACGGCGCCGCCTTCCTGGAGATCGGCCAGGGGCAGGCGGTGGAAGTGACGGCCATCCTGGCGGAGACCGGCTTGCGGGTGGTGACGTTCATGGCCGACCTCGGCGGAACCCCGCGTTGCCTGGTCGTTATCCGGCAGCGTCCTGAAAAATATTGA
- the prfA gene encoding peptide chain release factor 1: protein MSLEEKLDRVVARHEELGHLLATSGAAGAAEFARLSREYAELRPVVEGVRELRRAEAELADLDALSEDAAADAEMRALAEAERQTLKERLPELEHRVKLLLLPRDEADAKNAILELRAGTGGEEAALFAANLFRMYQRYAEQRGWKFELMHLNETGIGGYKEAIVAVAGRDVFARLKYESGVHRVQRVPETESGGRIHTSAATVAVLPEAEEVDIHIEEKDLRIDVFRSSGPGGQSVNTTDSAVRVTHLPTGIVVQQQDEKSQHKNKAKALRVLRARLYEHERQKVDAMRSANRRNQVGSGDRSERIRTYNFPQGRVTDHRINLTLHKLDRVMDGELDEIIDALTAEDQAARLSEVD from the coding sequence GTGAGTCTCGAAGAAAAGCTCGATCGCGTGGTCGCCCGGCACGAGGAACTGGGCCACCTGCTGGCCACCTCCGGCGCGGCGGGGGCGGCCGAGTTCGCGCGCCTGTCCCGCGAATACGCCGAACTGCGGCCGGTGGTCGAGGGCGTGCGCGAACTGCGCCGCGCCGAGGCCGAACTGGCCGACCTCGACGCGCTCAGCGAGGACGCCGCGGCGGACGCCGAGATGCGGGCCCTGGCCGAGGCCGAACGCCAGACCCTGAAGGAACGCCTGCCCGAACTCGAACATCGGGTCAAGCTGCTGCTGTTGCCCAGGGACGAGGCCGACGCCAAGAACGCCATCCTCGAACTTCGGGCCGGCACCGGCGGCGAGGAGGCGGCGCTGTTCGCCGCCAACCTGTTCCGCATGTACCAGCGCTACGCCGAGCAGCGCGGCTGGAAGTTCGAACTGATGCACCTCAACGAGACCGGCATCGGCGGCTACAAGGAGGCCATCGTCGCGGTGGCCGGGCGCGACGTTTTCGCCCGCCTCAAGTACGAATCGGGCGTGCACCGGGTGCAGCGGGTGCCGGAAACCGAATCCGGCGGACGCATCCACACCTCGGCGGCCACGGTGGCCGTGCTGCCCGAGGCCGAGGAGGTCGACATCCACATCGAGGAGAAGGACCTGCGCATCGACGTCTTCCGGTCCAGCGGGCCGGGCGGCCAGTCGGTCAACACCACCGACAGCGCGGTGCGCGTCACCCACCTGCCGACCGGCATCGTCGTCCAGCAGCAGGACGAGAAATCGCAGCACAAGAACAAGGCCAAGGCGCTGCGCGTGCTGCGCGCCCGGCTTTACGAGCACGAGCGCCAGAAGGTCGACGCCATGCGCTCGGCCAACCGGCGCAACCAGGTCGGTTCCGGCGACCGCTCCGAACGCATCCGCACCTACAACTTTCCGCAGGGCCGCGTCACCGACCATCGCATCAACCTGACGCTGCACAAGCTGGATCGGGTGATGGACGGCGAACTGGACGAGATCATCGACGCGTTGACCGCCGAGGATCAGGCGGCCCGCCTGTCGGAGGTCGATTGA
- the hemA gene encoding glutamyl-tRNA reductase → MAEGTPTTARPIVVGANHRSSSLSLRDRLFVEDAELPAFLARLRVAGLGDAMVLSTCDRVEVVAFHADREAARRAVTALMAERAGMDAAELAGQLYVHWDADAVRHVFTVTASLDSQVIGEPQVLGQVKAGHRIAREAAMTGSGLEALLQAAYGAAKRVRSETAIGERPVSIAAAAVQLARDLHGDLQRCAGLLIGAGEMGELVAGELLAGGLGDLTVIHPTETRAQASARALNCHFAPYDNLVSRLAAADVVLAGLGRRQHVLTADLVTAALRQRRRRPVFIVDAGIPGDVEPAVNRIDAAFLYDLNDLERVAMEGRSNREAEARAAWRIVDAEVAAFLHGRAERKAAPALTRLRAHFEAVRAGALEDAGGDAERATRLLVNRLLHGPSRSLRALAARRPGGEGGAAPFDLAEAARTLDHLFTLDAGDDADGERSAAADDADDVKER, encoded by the coding sequence ATGGCCGAGGGAACACCCACGACGGCGCGGCCGATTGTCGTCGGCGCCAATCACCGGTCGAGTTCGCTGTCCCTGCGCGACCGTCTTTTCGTCGAGGATGCCGAACTTCCGGCCTTCCTGGCCCGCCTGCGCGTCGCCGGCCTCGGCGACGCCATGGTGCTGTCCACCTGCGACCGGGTCGAGGTGGTGGCTTTCCATGCCGATCGCGAGGCGGCCCGCCGCGCGGTGACGGCATTGATGGCCGAACGGGCCGGCATGGACGCCGCCGAACTGGCCGGCCAGCTTTACGTCCATTGGGACGCCGACGCGGTGCGCCACGTCTTCACCGTCACCGCCTCGCTCGACAGCCAGGTGATCGGCGAGCCCCAGGTGCTGGGCCAGGTCAAGGCCGGCCACCGCATCGCCCGGGAGGCGGCGATGACCGGCTCGGGGCTGGAGGCCCTGCTGCAGGCGGCCTATGGCGCCGCCAAGCGGGTGCGCAGCGAGACCGCCATCGGCGAGCGGCCGGTCTCCATCGCCGCCGCCGCCGTGCAACTGGCCCGCGACCTGCACGGCGACCTCCAGCGCTGCGCCGGCCTTTTGATCGGCGCCGGCGAGATGGGCGAACTGGTGGCCGGCGAACTTTTGGCCGGCGGCCTTGGCGACCTGACGGTGATCCACCCCACCGAGACGCGCGCCCAGGCCTCGGCGCGCGCGCTGAACTGCCATTTCGCGCCCTACGACAACCTGGTGTCGCGCCTGGCGGCGGCCGACGTGGTGCTGGCGGGGCTGGGCCGGCGCCAGCACGTGCTCACCGCCGACCTGGTGACGGCCGCCCTGCGCCAGCGCCGCCGCCGGCCGGTATTCATCGTCGACGCCGGCATCCCGGGCGACGTCGAGCCGGCGGTCAATCGCATCGACGCGGCGTTCCTCTATGACCTCAACGACCTCGAACGGGTGGCCATGGAGGGCCGCAGCAATCGCGAGGCCGAGGCCCGCGCCGCCTGGCGGATCGTCGACGCCGAGGTGGCGGCCTTCCTGCACGGCCGCGCCGAGCGCAAGGCGGCGCCGGCCCTGACCCGCCTGCGCGCCCATTTCGAGGCGGTGCGCGCCGGGGCGCTGGAAGACGCCGGTGGCGACGCCGAGCGGGCCACCCGGCTGCTGGTCAACCGCCTGCTGCACGGGCCCTCGCGGTCCCTGCGCGCGCTGGCTGCCAGGCGTCCGGGAGGCGAAGGCGGGGCGGCGCCGTTTGATCTTGCCGAGGCCGCGCGCACGCTGGATCATCTGTTCACGCTCGACGCCGGGGACGACGCGGACGGGGAACGGTCGGCGGCGGCGGACGATGCCGACGACGTCAAGGAAAGGTAG